The genomic DNA AGTGGCGCCGAGGCCGAGGCCGCCAAGCTCCAGGCCGCGTACACCGCGCTCGACTGCCGCAAGGAGGGGCAGCGCGCCAAGGCCGGTGAGGGCGCCAAGCCCACCGACACCACCCTGGCCTGCGGCACGAACTCGGGGGGCCAGTGGCAGAAGTACGTGCTCGGCCCGGCCGAGGTCGCCGGCACCGACGTGAAGAAGGCCTCGGCGGTCTACGACACCCAAAGTGGCGCGGGCTGGAAGGTCACCATGGACTTCACGTCCGGGGGGTCCAAGAAGTTCGCGAGCATCACGGGCAAGCTGGCGAAGAACCAGGAACCGCAGAACCAGTTCGCCATCGTCCTCGACGGCTCGGTCGTCTCCGACCCGCGTGTCAGCGAGGCGCTGACCGGCGGTAACGCGGAGATCTCCGGCAGCTTCGACCAGACGGAGGCCAAGGACCTGGCCAACGTGCTGTCCTACGGCGCGCTCCCGCTCTCGTTCCGGGAGCAGAGCGTCACCACCGTCACCGCCGCGCTCGGCGGCGAGCAGCTGCACGCCGGCCTGATCGCGGGCGCGATCGGCCTGGCCCTGGTCGTCATCTACCTGGTGCTCTACTACCGGGGCCTGTCGCTCATCGCCATCGCCTCGCTGCTGGTCTCCGCGGCCCTGACCTACGCGATCATGACCCTGCTCGGCCCGACGATCCACTTCGCGCTGAACCTGCCGGCGGTCTGCGGTGCGATCGTCGCCATCGGTATCACAGCGGACTCGTTCATCGTGTTCTTCGAACGCATCAGGGACGAGATCCGTGAGGGCCGTACGCTGCGGCCCGCCGTCGAGCGAGCCTGGCCGCGTGCCCGGCGCACCATCCTGGTCTCCGACTTCGTGTCGTTCCTCGCCGCCGCGGTGCTGTTCATCGTGACCGTCGGCAAGGTCCAGGGCTTCGCGTTCACGCTGGGTCTGACCACCGTGCTCGACGTGGTCGTCGTCTTCCTCTTCACCAAGCCGCTGATGACGATCCTCGCCCGCAAGCAGTTCTTCGCGAACGGTCACAGCTGGTCCGGCCTCGACCCGAAGCGCCTCGGTGCCCAGCCGCCATTGCGGCGCACCCGACGTCCTTCCGCCCCCGCCGACCCGAAGGAGGCGTGAGATGTCGAAGCTCGGCAACCTCGGCGCCCGGCTCCACCGAGGCGAGGTCGGCTACGACTTCGTCGGCAACCGCAAGATCTGGTACGGCATCTCGATCCTGATCACCATCACGGCCATCCTCGGCCTGACGGTGCGCGGCCTGAACATGGGCATCGAGTTCCAGGGCGGAGCGGTCTTCACCACCCCCAAGACCAGCGTCTCCGTGTCGCAGGCCGAGAGGTACGCGGAGGAGGCGTCCGGCCACGACGCGATCGTGCAGAAGCTCGGCTCGGGCGGTCTGCGCGTGCAGATCGCCGGTGTGGACACCGGCAAGTCCGACCAGATCAAGGCCGAGCTCTCCCAGAACCTGAAGGTCGACTCGGAGAAGATCAACGCCGACCTGGTCGGCCCCAGCTGGGGTGAGCAGATCGCCAACAAGGCCTGGCAAGGCCTGGTGATCTTCATGATCCTGGTCGTGATCTACCTGGCGATCGCCTTCGAGTGGCGGATGGCGGTCGCGGCCCTGGTCGCGCTGATCCACGACATCACCATCACGGTCGGCATCTACGCCCTCGTCGGCTTCGAGGTGACGCCCGGTACGGTCATCGGTCTGCTCACGATCCTCGGTTACTCGCTCTATGACACGGTCGTCGTCTTCGACAGCCTCAAGGAGCAGACGAAGGACCTCACCAAGCAGACTCGCTGGACCTACAGCGATGTCGCCAACCGCTCGATCAACAGCACTCTGGTCCGCTCCATCAACACCACGGTGGTCGCGCTTCTGCCGGTCGCGGGCCTGCTGTTCATCGGCGGTGGCGTGCTCGGCGCGGGCACGCTCAACGACATCTCGCTGTCGCTGTTCGTCGGTCTCGCGGCCGGCGCGTACTCCTCGATCTTCATCGCCACGCCGCTCGTCGCCGACCTCAAGGAGCGCGAGCCGCAGATGAAGGCCCTCAGGAAGCGCGTCCTGGCCAAGCGGGCCCAGGCCGCCGCCAAGGGCGAGGACGCCGAGGTCGTCGGTCAGTCCTGCGACGAGCCGGACGACGCCGCCCCCGCGGTCGTGGGTCCGCGCAACCAGCCCGCGTCCCGCAACCGGGGCCGCGGCCGACCCTCGGGGAAGCGCCGATGACCGAGCTCGTCAACATCACGGAGCTGCTGCTCAGCCGTATCCGTGACGTTCGTGACTACCCGGAGCCGGGCGTGGTGTTCAAGGACATCACGCCGCTGCTGGCCGACCCGGCGGCGTTCACCGCGCTGACCGGTGCGCTGGCCGAGCTCACCGTGCGGCACGGCGCCACGAAGATCGTCGGCCTGGAGGCCCGCGGCTTCATTCTGGGCGCCCCGGCCGCCGTTCAGGCGGGTGTCGGCTTCATCCCCGTACGCAAGGCGGGCAAGCTCCCCGGAGCGACCCTCAGCCAGTCGTACGACCTGGAGTACGGCTCCGCCGAGATCGAGGTGCACGCCGAGGACCTGGTCGCGGGCGACCGCGTCATGGTCGTCGACGACGTCCTCGCCACCGGCGGCACCGCCGAGGCCTCGCTCCAGCTCATCCGCCGGGCGGGCGCCGAGGTCGCGGGCGTCTCCGTGCTCATGGAGCTGGGCTTCCTGGGCGGCCGGGCACGGCTGGAGCCGGCCCTGGCCGGCGCCCCGCTGGAAGCACTGCTCCAGATCTGAGGCAGCACGCGGAAAACCGCACGCAGGACCTTGCCCGGCCGCAGAACACCGCCGGGCAAGGCCTGGGACGGCCCCAGGACACCACCGGGCAGAGCCTGGAGGTATGGCTCAGACGACACACTGCTGGTCAGGCCTGGGAGGGCCGCGGTAGCCCCGGGACAGGCCGCGGGGGCCGTAGGGCGCCAGCGGGCGTCTGTGATGGCCGGCAGGAGGCCGTGGGGCATGGCTCGGGGCGCCTGTGTAGGACGTGCCGGGGGAGGGCCGCAGTTGGCCCTCCCGGACAAGCCACTGGGGGCCGTAGGGCGCCGGTGGGCGTCTGTGATGGCCGGCAGGAGGCCGCCGGGCATGGCCCAGGACACCTGGTAGGAGGCGCCTGGGCAAGGCATGGGAGGGCCGCAGTGGCCCTCCCGGACAGGCCACCGGGGTCGCAGGGCGCCAGCGGGCAGCTGTGGACGGCCGGCAGAAGGCCGCCGGGCATGGCCCAGGGCACCCGTAGGACGCCCCTGGGCGAGGCCTGGGACGGTTCGTAGGACGCTCCGGGCAAGGGCCTGGGGCAGTCCGTGGAGCGCCGCCGGGCACGGCCTGGGACGGCCGCAGCGCACCGCGAGGCGGGCCCGGAGGAATCCGGCGCCCGCCTCTTGCGTTTCTTCTGTTGACGGCCGTCCCAGCGGCCTGAAGGCGAGCCCGGAGCCCGGGATCGCTACCATGGGATCTCCGGAGCCTGACCGGGGGACCCGGAACGCGCACGAGGAGCCCTCTTGCCAGACGAGGCCCAGCCACTCACCGCCGCCAAGCCCGACCAGACTTCGGGCCCCGCGGCCACGCCCGCGAAGAACGCCGCGCAGGGGCCGGTCGAGCGTGCCCCGTCCGCGCCCGGCGACAAGGCGGCAGAGCAGCCCCGCCCCAAGTCCGCCACCCCCGCTCCTCCCGAGCGCCCCGCAGCCACGCCCGCGGCGCGTGCCACCACAGGCCAGCCGGCCCGCTCCGGCGGCTCCTCCAACCGCGTACGCGCCCGCCTCGCCCGTCTCGGCGTCCAGCGCTCCAACCCGTACAACCCGGTTCTGGAGCCGTTGCTGCGGATAGTGCGCAGCAACGACCCGAAGATCGAGACGTCGACGCTGCGCCAGATCGAGCGCGCCTACCAGGTCGCCGAGCGCTGGCACCGCGGCCAGAAGCGCAAGAGCGGCGACCCGTACATCACGCACCCGCTCGCCGTCACCACCATCCTCGCCGAGCTGGGCATGGACCCGGCGACCCTCATGGCGGGCCTGCTGCACGACACCGTCGAGGACACCGAGTACGGCCTCGACACCCTCCGCCGTGACTTCGGCGACCAGGTCGCCCTCCTGGTCGACGGCGTCACCAAGCTGGACAAGGTCAAGTTCGGCGAGGCCGCGCAGGCCGAGACCGTGCGCAAGATGGTCGTCGCCATGGCCAAGGACCCGCGCGTCCTGGTCATCAAGCTCGCCGACCGCCTGCACAACATGCGCACCATGCGCTACCTCAAGCGCGAGAAGCAGGAGAAGAAGGCGCGCGAGACCCTCGAGATCTACGCGCCGCTCGCCCACCGCCTGGGCATGAACACCATCAAGTGGGAGCTGGAGGACCTCGCCTTCGCGATCCTCTACCCCAAGATGTACGACGAGATCGTCCGCCTGGTCGCCGAGCGCGCCCCCAAGCGCGACGAGTACCTCGCCATAGTGACCGACGAGGTCCAGTCCGACCTGCGCGCGGCCCGCATCAAGGCGACGGTCACCGGCCGCCCGAAGCACTACTACAGCGTCTACCAGAAGATGATCGTCCGCGGCCGTGACTTCGCGGAGATCTACGACCTGGTGGGCATCCGCGTCCTCGTGGACACCGTCCGCGACTGCTACGCGGCGCTCGGCACGGTGCACGCGCGATGGAACCCGGTCCCCGGCCGGTTCAAGGACTACATCGCGATGCCCAAGTTCAACATGTACCAGTCGCTGCACACGACGGTCATCGGGCCCAACGGCAAGCCCGTCGAACTCCAGATCCGTACGTTCGACATGCACCGCCGCGCCGAGTACGGCATCGCCGCGCACTGGAAGTACAAGCAGGAGCCCTCCGCCGGCGCCTCCAAGGTGCGCACGGACGCCCCGAAGAGCGTGGGCAAGGACAAGGACGCCGTCAACGACATGGCGTGGCTGCGCCAGTTGCTCGACTGGCAGAAGGAGACCGAGGACCCGAGCGAGTTCCTGGAGTCCCTGCGCTTCGACCTGTCGCGCAACGAGGTCTTCGTCTTCACCCCGAAGGGCGACGTCATAGCGCTGCCGGCCGGAGCGACGCCGGTTGACTTCGCGTACGCCGTCCATACGGAGGTCGGCCACCGGACCATAGGAGCGAGGGTCAACGGACGCCTCGTACCCCTCGAGTCCACCCTGGACAACGGCGACCTGGTGGAGGTCTTCACCTCGAAGGCGGCCGGAGCGGGCCCGTCCCGCGACTGGCTGGGCTTCGTGAAGTCGCCGCGCGCCCGCAACAAGATCCGCGCCTGGTTCTCCAAGGAGCGGCGCGACGAGGCGATCGAGCAGGGCAAGGACGCGATCGCGCGGGCGATGCGCAAGCAGAACCTGCCGATCCAGCGCATCCTCACCGGGGACTCGCTGGTGACGCTCGCGCACGAGATGCGCTACCCCGACATCTCGTCCCTCTACGCGGCCATCGGCGAGGGCCACGTCGCCGCGCAGAGCGTCGTGCAGAAGCTGGTGCAGGCGCTCGGCGGCGAGGAAGCGGCCACCGAGGAGATCGACGAGAGCGTCCCGCCGGCCCGTGGCCGCGGCCGCAAGCGCCGCTCCAACGCCGACCCGGGTGTCGTCGTCAAGGGCGTCGACGACGTGTGGGTCAAGCTGGCCCGCTGTTGCACGCCCGTCCCCGGCGACCCCATCATCGGCTTCGTCACCCGCGGTAGCGGCGTATCGGTTCACCGCAACGACTGCGTGAACATTGAGTCACTGTCCCGCGAGCCCGAGCGCATCCTCGAGGTCGAGTGGGCGCCGACCCAGTCCTCGGTCTTCCTGGTCGCCATCCAGGTGGAGGCGCTGGACCGCTCCCGGCTCCTGTCGGACGTCACCCGCGTCCTGTCCGACCAGCACGTCAACATCCTGTCGGCGGCCGTTCAGACGTCCCGCGACCGGGTCGCCACGTCCCGCTTCACCTTCGAGATGGGCGACCCGAAGCACCTGGGACACGTCCTGAAGGCGGTCAGGGGCGTGGAGGGCGTGTACGACGTGTACCGGGTGACCTCGGCCCGGAGGCCCTCCGACGCCTGAGTCGCGCCATCGGCGCGCCGCCGTCGGCCAGCCACTGCCGACCAGTCACTGCCGACCGGCACCGATCGGCCACTACGTAGAGGGGCTCCCGTACACGCCGTACGGGAGCCCCTCTACGTAGCAGCGTCAGAAACTCAGCCGCCGAACTCGTGCAGACCCTTCAGCGCCTGGTCCAGCAGCGCCTGGCGGCCGTCCAGCTCCTTCTGGAGCTTGTCGGCCTTGGCGTTGTTGCCCGCGGAGCGCGCCGCCTCGATCTGGCCCTGGAGCTTGTCCACGGCGGCCTGGAGCTGACCGGTCAGACCCTCGGCACGCGCGCGTGCCTCCGGGTTCGTCCGGCGCCACTCCACCTCCTCGGACTCCTGGAGGGCACGCTCCACCGCATGCATCCGGCCCTCCACCTTCGGGCGGGCGTCCCGCGGCACATGGCCGATGGCCTCCCACCGCTCGTTGAGGGAGCGGAAGGCCGCGCGGGCCGCCTTCAGGTCCGAGATCGGCAGCAACTTCTCCGCCTCCTCGGCCAGCTCCTCCTTGAGCTTCAGGTTCTCGGACTGCTCGGCGTCCCGCTCCGCGAAGACCGAGCTACGAGCCGCGAAGAACACGTCCTGGGCACCGCGGAAGCGGTTCCACAGGTCGTCCTCGTGCTCGCGCTGGGCCCGGCCCGCGGCCTTCCAGTCGCCCATCAGCTCGCGGTAGCGTGCCGCCGTCGGACCCCAGTCCGTCGAGCCGGACAGCGCCTCGGCCTCCGCGACCAGCTTCTCCTTGGCCTTGCGGGCGTCCTCCCGCTGCGCGTCCAGCGAGGCGAAGTGCGCCTTGCGGCGCTTGGAGAACGCCGAGCGGGCGTGCGAGAAGCGGTGCCACAACTCGTCGTCCGACTTGCGATCGAGCCGCGGCAGCCCCTTCCAGGTGTCCACCAGCGAACGCAGCCGCTCACCGGCGGCCCGCCACTGGTCGGACTGGGCCAGCTCCTCCGCCTCGACGACCAGCGACTCCTTGGCGTGCCGCGCCTCGTCGGACTGCTTCGCCCGCTGCGCCTTGCGCTCCTCACGGCGTGCCGCGACGGTCTCGACGAGCTTGTCCAGCCGCTTGCGCAGTACGTCCAGATCGCCGACCGCGTGGTGGGCGTCCACCTGTTCGCGAATATGGTCGATGGCGGTCTGGGCGTCCTTCGCCGACAGGTCGGTGGTCTTCACTCGCTTTTCGAGGAGGCCGATCTCGACAACCAAGCCCTCGTACTTGCGCTCGAAGTAGGCCAGTGCCTCATCAGGGGAGCCGGCCTGCCAGGAACCGACGACCTGCTCGCCGTCGGCCGTACGCACGTACACGGTCCCCGTCTCGTCGACGCGGCCCCACGGGTCGCTGCTCACAGCGCCTCCTCCACATGATGCCTGCGGGGGGCCTCAGCACCCCCGGGCATCGTCCACAGTTTCGTCACGGCCAACATAGGCGACCAGCACGGCGGCTGTCCGCATCCAGCGCGACCGAAGTTTCGCAGTTGACGGTCAGGATTTCGTCACGGTCGCCCTGTTGACCACGACCGTCGCGTTGGGCGCCCCGTCGCCCTGGCCAGTGCTCTCACCGGCCGCGGCGATCTTCTTCAGCACCTTCATGCCCGACGTGGAGATCGTCCCGAAGGGGGTGTAGCTGGCCGGCAGCTGACTGTCCTGGTAGACGAGGAAGAACTGGCTGCCGCCCGTGTGCTTCTGGCCGGTGTTGGCCATGGCCACCGTGCCCGCCGGGTACATGCCGCCCTTCAGGGTTTTGTCCTTGAGGTTCTCGTCCGGGATCGTGTAGCCGGGGCCGCCGCTTCCGGTGCCCTTCGGGTCACCGCACTGCAGCACGTAGATGCCGTTCGTGGTGAGCCGGTGGCACTTGGTGTGGTCGAAGAACCCCTTGCCCGCGAGGAAGCTGAAGGAGTTCACCGTGTGCGGGGCCTGCGCCGTCTTCAGGGCGATGTCTATGTCGCCGCAGGTCGTCGCCATCTTCATCGTGTAGTCGGCGGACTTGTCGATGGTGACCGCCGGCTCCTTCTTCCAGCTCAGCGACTTCACCTTGCCCGCGGCGGCCTTCTCGCACGGGTCCGGCGCCTTGCTCGGCGAGGGGCTCGGGGACACCTCCGCGCCCGCGTTGGCCTTTTTGCCGTCGTCCTTGAAGACCCCGGTCGCGTACGACACCACGCTGCCCACCACGACGACGCCCAGGACCGAGGCGACCACCGTGTTGCGCATCCGTGTCTTGCGCCGCGCGGCCGTACGCCGCTGCTGCTGCCGCAAGAACTTCTCCCGGGCGAGCTGACGTCGCCGCTGTTCCTGGGTGACCACCGGGTTTCTCCTCATGCGTCTCGTACGTCAAGTGGGACGCGTGCGTCTTGTGAGCCGACCGCCTGCGTGTGCCCCGTACCGTATATGGGTTCGCTGAGGAATCGGCAGCGCCGGTAGGCTCTGAGCCACAGCCACCCACCGCTGTACGACACAACCTCGTACGACACCACGAAGGACGATCGTGCTCATTGCCGGGTTCCCCGCCGGGGCCTGGGGGACCAACTGTTATCTGGTCGCCCCCGCCGCGGGTGAGGAGTGCGTGATCATCGACCCGGGCCATCAGGCCGCCCAGGGAGTCGAGGACGCGCTCAAGAAGCATCGGCTCAAGCCCGTCGCCGTCGTCCTCACCCATGGCCACATCGACCATGTGGCCTCGGTCGTCCCGGTGTGCGGCGCGCACGACGTACCGGCCTGGATCCATCCCGCGGACCGGTACATGATGAGCGACCCCGAGAAGGCGCTCGGCCGTTCCATCGGCATGCCGCTCATGGGCGAACTGACCGTGGGGGAGCCGGACGACGTGCGGGAACTGGCCGACGGCGCCGGGCTGAAGCTCGCGGGCCTCGACCTCTCCGTCGCGCACGCGCCCGGCCATACCAAGGGGTCGGTGACCTTCACGATGCCCGAGAGCGCGGACATTCCGTCCGTGTTCTTCTCCGGGGATCTGCTGTTCGCCGGCTCCATCGGACGCACCGACCTGCCCGGCGGCGACATGGACGACATGCTCGGCTCGCTGACCCGCGTGTGCCTGCCGCTCGACGACTCGACCGTGGTGCTGTCCGGCCACGGCCCCCAGACGACCATCGGCCAGGAGCGCGCCACCAACCCCTATCTGCGGCAGGTGGCCGCCGGCCTCGGGAGCGTGGACGCTCCCCGACGAGGAATGTGACGAGAGACTTTCCGTGAGCACCTTCAAGGCCCCCAAGGGCACGTACGACCTGATTCCTCCGGACAGCGCGAAGTACCTCGCCGTGCGCGAGGCCATCGCCGCCCCGCTGCGCAACTCCGGTTACGGCTACATCGAGACGCCCGGCTTCGAGAACGTCGAGCTGTTCGCGCGCGGTGTCGGTGAGTCCACCGACATCGTGACCAAGGAGATGTACGCCTTCGAGACCAAGGGCGGCGACAGGCTGGCCCTGCGCCCCGAGGGCACCGCCTCCGTGCTGCGCGCGGCCCTGGAGGCCAACCTGCACAAGGCGGGCAACCTGCCGGTCAAGCTCTGGTACTCGGGTTCGTACTACCGCTACGAGCGCCCCCAGAAGGGCCGCTACAGGCACTTCTCGCAGGTCGGCGCCGAGGCGATCGGCGCCGAGGACCCGGCGCTCGACGCCGAACTGATCATCCTGGCGGACCAGTCGTACCGCTCGCTGGGTCTGCGCAACTTCCGGATCCTCCTCAACTCCCTGGGCGACAAGGAGTGCCGCCCGGTCTACCGGGCCGCGCTGCAGGACTTCCTGCGCGGCCTCGACCTGGACGAGGACACCCTCCGCCGCGCCGAGATCAACCCGCTGCGGGTCCTCGACGACAAGCGGGAGGACGTCCAGAAGCAGCTCGGGGGCGCTCCGCTGCTGCGGGACTACCTGTGCGACGCGTGCAAGGCGTACCACGAGGAGGTGCGCGAGCTGATCACTGCGGCGGGTGTCTCCTTCGAGGACGACGCGAAGCTGGTGCGCGGTCTGGACTACTACACGCGTACGACCTTCGAGTTCGTCCACGACGGTCTGGGCTCCCAGTCCGCGGTGGGCGGCGGCGGCCGCTACGACGGACTGTCGGAGATGATCGGCGGCCCCGCGCTGCCGTCCGTCGGCTGGGCGCTGGGCGTCGACCGCACGGTCCTCGCCCTGGAGGCGGAGGGCGTCGAGCTCGAACTCCCCTCGTCC from Streptomyces avermitilis MA-4680 = NBRC 14893 includes the following:
- the secD gene encoding protein translocase subunit SecD; its protein translation is MAAPKKGRSASAQSRPGRSLALILIAIAALTGGMFASGNTTPRLGIDLAGGTSITLEAKSGQESAINKTNMNTAVDIMNRRVNGLGVSEAEVQTQGDRNIIVNIPKGTNSEQARKQVGTTAKLYFRPVLATEVSGAAAASPTPSASNSSSKKATDKATEKATSSGTPSATATSQGRAVTDALKDDPTPSASNSASASAKASSSPSPSASSGAEAEAAKLQAAYTALDCRKEGQRAKAGEGAKPTDTTLACGTNSGGQWQKYVLGPAEVAGTDVKKASAVYDTQSGAGWKVTMDFTSGGSKKFASITGKLAKNQEPQNQFAIVLDGSVVSDPRVSEALTGGNAEISGSFDQTEAKDLANVLSYGALPLSFREQSVTTVTAALGGEQLHAGLIAGAIGLALVVIYLVLYYRGLSLIAIASLLVSAALTYAIMTLLGPTIHFALNLPAVCGAIVAIGITADSFIVFFERIRDEIREGRTLRPAVERAWPRARRTILVSDFVSFLAAAVLFIVTVGKVQGFAFTLGLTTVLDVVVVFLFTKPLMTILARKQFFANGHSWSGLDPKRLGAQPPLRRTRRPSAPADPKEA
- the secF gene encoding protein translocase subunit SecF, whose protein sequence is MSKLGNLGARLHRGEVGYDFVGNRKIWYGISILITITAILGLTVRGLNMGIEFQGGAVFTTPKTSVSVSQAERYAEEASGHDAIVQKLGSGGLRVQIAGVDTGKSDQIKAELSQNLKVDSEKINADLVGPSWGEQIANKAWQGLVIFMILVVIYLAIAFEWRMAVAALVALIHDITITVGIYALVGFEVTPGTVIGLLTILGYSLYDTVVVFDSLKEQTKDLTKQTRWTYSDVANRSINSTLVRSINTTVVALLPVAGLLFIGGGVLGAGTLNDISLSLFVGLAAGAYSSIFIATPLVADLKEREPQMKALRKRVLAKRAQAAAKGEDAEVVGQSCDEPDDAAPAVVGPRNQPASRNRGRGRPSGKRR
- a CDS encoding adenine phosphoribosyltransferase; this encodes MTELVNITELLLSRIRDVRDYPEPGVVFKDITPLLADPAAFTALTGALAELTVRHGATKIVGLEARGFILGAPAAVQAGVGFIPVRKAGKLPGATLSQSYDLEYGSAEIEVHAEDLVAGDRVMVVDDVLATGGTAEASLQLIRRAGAEVAGVSVLMELGFLGGRARLEPALAGAPLEALLQI
- a CDS encoding RelA/SpoT family protein, which produces MPDEAQPLTAAKPDQTSGPAATPAKNAAQGPVERAPSAPGDKAAEQPRPKSATPAPPERPAATPAARATTGQPARSGGSSNRVRARLARLGVQRSNPYNPVLEPLLRIVRSNDPKIETSTLRQIERAYQVAERWHRGQKRKSGDPYITHPLAVTTILAELGMDPATLMAGLLHDTVEDTEYGLDTLRRDFGDQVALLVDGVTKLDKVKFGEAAQAETVRKMVVAMAKDPRVLVIKLADRLHNMRTMRYLKREKQEKKARETLEIYAPLAHRLGMNTIKWELEDLAFAILYPKMYDEIVRLVAERAPKRDEYLAIVTDEVQSDLRAARIKATVTGRPKHYYSVYQKMIVRGRDFAEIYDLVGIRVLVDTVRDCYAALGTVHARWNPVPGRFKDYIAMPKFNMYQSLHTTVIGPNGKPVELQIRTFDMHRRAEYGIAAHWKYKQEPSAGASKVRTDAPKSVGKDKDAVNDMAWLRQLLDWQKETEDPSEFLESLRFDLSRNEVFVFTPKGDVIALPAGATPVDFAYAVHTEVGHRTIGARVNGRLVPLESTLDNGDLVEVFTSKAAGAGPSRDWLGFVKSPRARNKIRAWFSKERRDEAIEQGKDAIARAMRKQNLPIQRILTGDSLVTLAHEMRYPDISSLYAAIGEGHVAAQSVVQKLVQALGGEEAATEEIDESVPPARGRGRKRRSNADPGVVVKGVDDVWVKLARCCTPVPGDPIIGFVTRGSGVSVHRNDCVNIESLSREPERILEVEWAPTQSSVFLVAIQVEALDRSRLLSDVTRVLSDQHVNILSAAVQTSRDRVATSRFTFEMGDPKHLGHVLKAVRGVEGVYDVYRVTSARRPSDA
- a CDS encoding DUF349 domain-containing protein, coding for MSSDPWGRVDETGTVYVRTADGEQVVGSWQAGSPDEALAYFERKYEGLVVEIGLLEKRVKTTDLSAKDAQTAIDHIREQVDAHHAVGDLDVLRKRLDKLVETVAARREERKAQRAKQSDEARHAKESLVVEAEELAQSDQWRAAGERLRSLVDTWKGLPRLDRKSDDELWHRFSHARSAFSKRRKAHFASLDAQREDARKAKEKLVAEAEALSGSTDWGPTAARYRELMGDWKAAGRAQREHEDDLWNRFRGAQDVFFAARSSVFAERDAEQSENLKLKEELAEEAEKLLPISDLKAARAAFRSLNERWEAIGHVPRDARPKVEGRMHAVERALQESEEVEWRRTNPEARARAEGLTGQLQAAVDKLQGQIEAARSAGNNAKADKLQKELDGRQALLDQALKGLHEFGG
- a CDS encoding peptidylprolyl isomerase, whose translation is MVTQEQRRRQLAREKFLRQQQRRTAARRKTRMRNTVVASVLGVVVVGSVVSYATGVFKDDGKKANAGAEVSPSPSPSKAPDPCEKAAAGKVKSLSWKKEPAVTIDKSADYTMKMATTCGDIDIALKTAQAPHTVNSFSFLAGKGFFDHTKCHRLTTNGIYVLQCGDPKGTGSGGPGYTIPDENLKDKTLKGGMYPAGTVAMANTGQKHTGGSQFFLVYQDSQLPASYTPFGTISTSGMKVLKKIAAAGESTGQGDGAPNATVVVNRATVTKS
- a CDS encoding MBL fold metallo-hydrolase, encoding MLIAGFPAGAWGTNCYLVAPAAGEECVIIDPGHQAAQGVEDALKKHRLKPVAVVLTHGHIDHVASVVPVCGAHDVPAWIHPADRYMMSDPEKALGRSIGMPLMGELTVGEPDDVRELADGAGLKLAGLDLSVAHAPGHTKGSVTFTMPESADIPSVFFSGDLLFAGSIGRTDLPGGDMDDMLGSLTRVCLPLDDSTVVLSGHGPQTTIGQERATNPYLRQVAAGLGSVDAPRRGM
- the hisS gene encoding histidine--tRNA ligase, whose product is MSTFKAPKGTYDLIPPDSAKYLAVREAIAAPLRNSGYGYIETPGFENVELFARGVGESTDIVTKEMYAFETKGGDRLALRPEGTASVLRAALEANLHKAGNLPVKLWYSGSYYRYERPQKGRYRHFSQVGAEAIGAEDPALDAELIILADQSYRSLGLRNFRILLNSLGDKECRPVYRAALQDFLRGLDLDEDTLRRAEINPLRVLDDKREDVQKQLGGAPLLRDYLCDACKAYHEEVRELITAAGVSFEDDAKLVRGLDYYTRTTFEFVHDGLGSQSAVGGGGRYDGLSEMIGGPALPSVGWALGVDRTVLALEAEGVELELPSSTSVFAVPLGEEARRILFAKVTELRKVGIAADFAYGGKGLKGAMKNANRSGARYTVVAGERDLAEGVVQLKDMESGEQTAVGVNEIVAELEARLG